The DNA region GCCTCTATGTCGTCATGACCCTCGGACTTTGCGTTCATTGCAACGTTTGAGTACTCTGATACATGCTGCTCTGTTTCTTCCTTTGCCATTTCATTTATGAGTGCATCAAGTCCCTGGTACTTTACCAGTGTTGAGAATATTGCTTTTGCATGGCCCAGCTCGACCATTGCCTTGTCCCTGAGCTCCCTTGCCTCCTCTGGCCTGCCAAGTCTCTCCATGAATTCTGCCGATAGCATAAGCCTCATGTGGTCCTCTGCATTGGCAGTTAGGAGCTCTCTTAAACCCTCTTCTGTTTTTACACCAAGTGTCTGCATATCTATCAAATTTTATTAAGTAATTTTACTATATATCTTTTTCTAACAATTTTTTTAAATAATTGTTAAAGGATAATAGAGGTTTACAGGTTTTCTAATAAAAATGTTTTGTTTAAATATAAATTAAAAAATCTATGCATGATTAATTTATAAATGGTTAATAAAATTAAGAATATAAAATTATATAAAGTTTAGGGATGAAACTTTAGGAAGAACGTTTTTCTCGGCTGCAAAATTGTAGAAGAACTTTAGACCTGATTTTACATCATCAAGATTTACATTGTATTCGCTTATATCTGCGCCTATTGTGCCTTTTATTACCGATTCATCAAGATCGGCGTTCTGGACATCCCTCATAATTTTTACGTCCTCTGGTATGACCTCATTCATGTGGGCCTCGGCGTACTTCTTGCTTTTTAAATATGCCTCCTTGAACTTCATTGCGTTTTCATGTCCCATTGATGAGCTTATAACAACCATACCCATTGGCATTGGCATGTTATTTGATGCGTTCTTCCAGAGGTCCCACATACTTATTATCCTATTTACATTTATGCCAAGCTTTTTTAACTGGTACATTGCCTTTAATTCATGAACTGCAACCATGACTCCGTCATTTTTAACAAGCTCGTTAACCTCATCAAGAACCCTGTGAACAACAATTAATTTTTTATACCTTGGAAAGAAAAGTTTGTAAAGTGTAAATGCCGTTGTGTTCATGCCATGAACAACAAGATTTTTGTTCTGAATATCCTCTTTATCTATGTCAGATATTGATAGAACTGGCATGCCTGTTATACCATCTGTGGCAGATGCAACCGCATTTTCAAGTATATAATAATCGTTCTGTATATATGGATAAAGCGCGGCCGATGGAACTGAAACATCAAGCTCCTTTTTAACGATCCTGTCATTTACCTCCTGAACCGTTGGAACAAACTCGAAATCTATGTCAATATCTGATTTAACCCAGCCCTTTATTAATGGTATGAACGGGTATAAATCTCCTGAATCAGCCAGGGCACCAACCCTTATAGAAACCATGGTTGAATATACAAAAATCATATTTAAATTTCTATACTAAACTTTTTTAGAATGGAAAAAAACAAATTCATATTTTATATAATTAATTATGATAAGGATAGCATTAACCCAAATCCATAGTTCAATGGACAAGGAAAGTAATCTTGAAAAGTTAAGAAAATACACGGAGATTGCAGCCAGCAACGGTGCAGACCTAATAGTTTTCCCTGAATATTTTATGTTTTATAGCAATGATAAAAAATATCTAAATGAAAACGCGGAACCTATTAACGGTATCTGGGTAAAGAATGTTATTAAAATATTCAATGAAAATTCCATAAGCGGCATAGTATGTATAAATGAATTAAATGATAATAACGTCTTTGATACTGCAGTATACATATCAGGTGATGTAAAGGGTTACTACAGAAAGAAAATGCTTTATGATGCCTTTGGTTACAGGGAATCAGATATTTATAAATCCGGAAATGGTCCATTCAACCTTTACAGGATAAATGATATAAGCTTCGGTATTTTAATATGTTATGAGATAAGATTTCCTGAACTGTTCCGCAATTATTCAAAAAATGGCGCTGATATGATAATAATACCATCAGGCTGGTTTTCCGGCCCTGTGAAGGAAGAGCAGTGGCTTTCACTTTTAAGGGCAAGGGCCCTTGAGAATACCGTTTACATTGCAAGCTCCAACCAGATTTACGGTGATTTTACAGGCATAAGTGCAGTTGCAGACCCAATCGGCATTATATCGGAAAGGGCAGGCGAATCAGAAACCATGATATTCTATGATGTAAAAAAGGAAAGAATAAATGATGTAAGGCAAAAAATGCCGCTTCTTGAGCAGCTTAATAATTTAAGGTGATTATGTACATCTATGTAAAGAAGATTTCAAAATATTTAACGTCAAGATACGTTTGTAATATAATATTCGCCTCAATGTATAAAGATGATGATGTATATCTTGATTTCACTGGTGTTTATTACATCTCGAGGGAATTTGCAGAGGCATATAAGTATATGAAGTCTTTGTCAAAAAAGAACATAATCGAAATTAATTTACCTTACTATTACAGGTCTCTTTTTTAATATTATCTTTGTATCATAACCGCATTTTTTGCATTTACCATTTAAATCTATGCCCTTTATATATGATGAAAACCATTCCCTTTTTATTAATAGATTATTGCAGTTTGGGCAGTATGTGTTTTCATATCTTGATAGAACATTGCCTATATAAACATACTTCATGCCAATGGACCTTGCAAGTTCATAATGCCTTAAAAGTGTGTTAAAATCAGTTTCGTGTATTTTTAATAGATAATCTGGATGGTACTTTAAAAAGCTTACCGGTATTTCATCCGATATATTTTTTATTCTTTCAAGCATGTAGCTTGCTGATTCAAGATCATCACCTATTTCAGGTATTATTAGATCTGTTATTTCCACATGTATATTTTTTTTAAATGCAAGATTAATTGTATCATAAATATAATCCGGCCTTGGTATTGATATATAACTTTTATAAAATGATTCATTACCGTTGCCCTTGAAATCTATGGTCATTGCATCGAGGAATTTTGATGCCTCTTCAACAGCCTCCGGCGTTTCATAACCATTTGTTACAAATATATTTATAAGACCGTATTTATGTGCTATTAATCCTATTTCCCTTGCGTACTCCATGAATATTGTCGGTTCATTGTATGTATATGCGATGCCATCGCATTTGTATTTAATTGCCATTGATACAACGTCCTCGGGTTCCATGTAATAGCCTTCAGGCTTTTTTCTCTGGCTCATTTCATAGTTCTGGCAGTACCTGCATGCAAAGTTGCAGCCGGATGTGCCAAAAGATAGTATTCTTGATCCGGGAAGCATGTGAAGAACGGGCTTTTTCTCTATTGGATCTATGTTTATACCCATCGGGAGGTTTTCAACCATTAATTTCAGGCCATCCTCGTTCTTCCTTACACCGCAGAACCCGGACTGATGATTCGCCAGGAGACAGTACCTGTAGCATGCAAGGCACCTGATTTTGTTTCCCTCGGTTCTTGAAAGCATGGTAAAATATCATAATATCTATATATATACTTAATCAATAATTTTTATTTTAAATTATTAATAAATTATTTTTAGCTGTATGCAAGCATTGCGGCGTAGCCAACAACCCTCCTCCTGTCACCACTGGCATCCCCGGAATTGGCATGCCTAAGCAGTGCAATCTTACCATGATTCTTCTTTGTTATATACATTAAAACGGCTATTGCACCAAAGCCGCATGCCGTTATCCTGTATTTATATATATCGTTGAAGAAATCCTTTATCCTCAGATTTATTATGTCATTTATTATTATTTCATCCTTTTCATTGTTTTTATCATAGCTTTCATAATGGTTAAGATCTGATGATGCTATTATTAATGGTATTCTATCCAGCGAGAGTATGGTCTCGCCAAGGTCTCTGGATATCTCATAGCTCTGATCCCCAAGTATTAATGGCACAAAGGTGAACTGATTTTTAAATATATACTGCAGGAAGGGCAGCTGAACCTCAATGGAATGCTCTGTACTGTGCGTTTCAGGATCGCTCTTTATTATTCCGGATTTCATTATAAGCTGTTCCGATAGCTCATTATCTATAATGGAATCGCCAAGTGGTGTTCTCCAGGAGCCGTTACTGTATATTGCCGGATAAAATGGATATCCATAGTGATTTGGACCTATAATAAGAAAGCGCCTTGCATTGTATTCTTTTAATATGCTGTATGATGCCCATGCAATTTTGCCAGAGTA from Picrophilus oshimae DSM 9789 includes:
- a CDS encoding MEMO1 family protein, coding for MIRDPYVAGAFYPDSESELLNYFKNLEPERFDIKFNKILGVVVPHAGYEYSGKIAWASYSILKEYNARRFLIIGPNHYGYPFYPAIYSNGSWRTPLGDSIIDNELSEQLIMKSGIIKSDPETHSTEHSIEVQLPFLQYIFKNQFTFVPLILGDQSYEISRDLGETILSLDRIPLIIASSDLNHYESYDKNNEKDEIIINDIINLRIKDFFNDIYKYRITACGFGAIAVLMYITKKNHGKIALLRHANSGDASGDRRRVVGYAAMLAYS
- a CDS encoding MqnA/MqnD/SBP family protein codes for the protein MVSIRVGALADSGDLYPFIPLIKGWVKSDIDIDFEFVPTVQEVNDRIVKKELDVSVPSAALYPYIQNDYYILENAVASATDGITGMPVLSISDIDKEDIQNKNLVVHGMNTTAFTLYKLFFPRYKKLIVVHRVLDEVNELVKNDGVMVAVHELKAMYQLKKLGINVNRIISMWDLWKNASNNMPMPMGMVVISSSMGHENAMKFKEAYLKSKKYAEAHMNEVIPEDVKIMRDVQNADLDESVIKGTIGADISEYNVNLDDVKSGLKFFYNFAAEKNVLPKVSSLNFI
- a CDS encoding carbon-nitrogen hydrolase family protein yields the protein MIRIALTQIHSSMDKESNLEKLRKYTEIAASNGADLIVFPEYFMFYSNDKKYLNENAEPINGIWVKNVIKIFNENSISGIVCINELNDNNVFDTAVYISGDVKGYYRKKMLYDAFGYRESDIYKSGNGPFNLYRINDISFGILICYEIRFPELFRNYSKNGADMIIIPSGWFSGPVKEEQWLSLLRARALENTVYIASSNQIYGDFTGISAVADPIGIISERAGESETMIFYDVKKERINDVRQKMPLLEQLNNLR
- the amrS gene encoding AmmeMemoRadiSam system radical SAM enzyme, with the protein product MLSRTEGNKIRCLACYRYCLLANHQSGFCGVRKNEDGLKLMVENLPMGINIDPIEKKPVLHMLPGSRILSFGTSGCNFACRYCQNYEMSQRKKPEGYYMEPEDVVSMAIKYKCDGIAYTYNEPTIFMEYAREIGLIAHKYGLINIFVTNGYETPEAVEEASKFLDAMTIDFKGNGNESFYKSYISIPRPDYIYDTINLAFKKNIHVEITDLIIPEIGDDLESASYMLERIKNISDEIPVSFLKYHPDYLLKIHETDFNTLLRHYELARSIGMKYVYIGNVLSRYENTYCPNCNNLLIKREWFSSYIKGIDLNGKCKKCGYDTKIILKKRPVIVR